In the genome of Enterococcus hirae ATCC 9790, one region contains:
- the purL gene encoding phosphoribosylformylglycinamidine synthase subunit PurL has protein sequence MKTRNEPSPLEIKEKKIYAEWGLTDEEYRMIEEDILGRMPNYTETGLFSVMWSEHCSYKNSKPILRKFPTSGPHVLQGPGEGAGIVDIGDGQAVVFKAESHNHPSAVEPYEGAATGVGGIIRDIFSMGARPIALLDSLRFGELDQPRTKYLLEEVVAGISGYGNCIGIPTVGGEVAFDPCYEGNPLVNAMCVGLIDHKDIQKGQASGVGNSIMYVGAKTGRDGIHGATFASEEFSQEEEQQRSAVQVGDPFMEKLLLEACLELILEHADILVGIQDMGAAGLVSSSSEMASKAGSGLILTLDDVPQRETNMTPYEMMLSESQERMLICVKAGAEERVKELFKKYDLDAVTIGEVTDDGLYRLYHHGEEVANLPVDALAEDAPVYEKAVQEPARIEKFKQLGQYQPIIEDANQLLLDLLKQPTIASKHAIYETYDSQVQTNTVVSPGSDAAVLRIRGTEKAIAMTTDCNARYLYLNPEIGGQIAVAEAARNIVASGGRPLAITDCLNYGSPDKPEVFWELVKSADGIAKACEVFATPVISGNVSLYNETDGKAIYPTPMIGMVGLIKDHQHITTQSFKMADDLIYLVGETYDDFNGSELQKMQLGKIEGDIEHFDLLTEQQNQESLLAAIQAGVVTSAHDCSEGGLAVALAEAAFGTQLGLDVTVNLTTAQLFSETQSRFVVTILPEDREEFERLMGEKASCIGKVTESSNIVIQASDGEIHLAVTTAKKCWEDAIECLMK, from the coding sequence ATGAAAACACGGAATGAACCAAGTCCCTTAGAGATCAAAGAAAAGAAAATTTATGCTGAATGGGGATTGACAGATGAAGAATATCGAATGATCGAAGAAGATATATTGGGGAGAATGCCTAACTACACCGAAACAGGTTTGTTTTCAGTCATGTGGAGTGAACATTGTTCTTACAAAAATTCTAAACCGATTTTACGAAAATTCCCAACAAGTGGACCGCATGTTCTTCAAGGTCCAGGAGAAGGAGCTGGTATCGTGGATATCGGTGATGGTCAAGCAGTTGTGTTTAAAGCGGAAAGTCATAATCACCCTTCAGCAGTAGAACCTTATGAAGGAGCGGCAACCGGTGTTGGTGGGATCATCCGTGATATTTTCAGTATGGGTGCACGTCCGATTGCTTTACTTGACTCCTTACGTTTTGGCGAGTTAGACCAACCACGAACCAAGTACTTATTGGAAGAAGTAGTCGCAGGGATTTCTGGGTATGGTAATTGTATCGGAATACCGACGGTTGGAGGAGAAGTAGCGTTTGATCCTTGTTATGAAGGGAATCCGTTAGTTAATGCCATGTGTGTAGGATTGATCGATCACAAAGACATTCAAAAAGGGCAAGCTTCTGGTGTGGGTAATTCGATCATGTATGTCGGTGCGAAAACAGGACGCGACGGCATTCACGGTGCGACTTTTGCTTCAGAAGAGTTCAGTCAAGAAGAAGAACAGCAACGTTCCGCAGTTCAAGTAGGCGATCCTTTTATGGAAAAACTATTACTTGAAGCTTGCTTAGAATTGATCCTGGAACATGCGGACATTTTAGTAGGGATCCAAGACATGGGCGCTGCTGGATTGGTTTCTTCAAGTTCGGAAATGGCATCAAAAGCTGGATCTGGTTTGATTTTGACATTAGACGATGTGCCACAACGAGAAACAAATATGACTCCTTACGAAATGATGCTTTCAGAATCACAGGAACGAATGTTGATTTGTGTAAAAGCTGGGGCAGAGGAAAGAGTCAAAGAATTGTTTAAAAAATATGATTTGGATGCTGTTACGATTGGAGAAGTCACCGATGATGGCTTGTATCGCTTGTACCATCATGGGGAAGAAGTGGCTAACTTACCAGTTGATGCCTTAGCCGAAGATGCACCTGTTTATGAAAAGGCAGTGCAAGAACCCGCTCGAATCGAAAAATTTAAACAGTTAGGGCAATATCAACCAATCATTGAAGATGCGAATCAATTATTGCTAGATTTATTGAAACAACCGACAATAGCTTCAAAACATGCGATTTATGAAACCTATGATTCTCAAGTACAAACCAATACAGTAGTTTCCCCTGGAAGTGATGCTGCCGTATTGCGTATTCGTGGAACTGAAAAAGCAATTGCTATGACGACTGACTGTAATGCCCGCTACCTTTACTTAAACCCCGAGATAGGTGGCCAAATTGCTGTTGCAGAGGCTGCCAGAAACATTGTAGCTAGTGGCGGACGTCCATTGGCGATCACAGACTGCTTGAATTATGGTTCTCCTGATAAGCCAGAAGTATTTTGGGAACTGGTCAAATCAGCAGACGGGATTGCCAAAGCATGTGAAGTCTTTGCGACACCTGTGATCTCCGGGAATGTTTCTTTATACAATGAAACGGATGGCAAAGCGATTTATCCTACCCCGATGATCGGCATGGTCGGATTGATCAAAGACCACCAACACATCACCACTCAATCTTTCAAAATGGCGGATGATTTGATTTATCTTGTTGGTGAAACTTATGACGATTTCAATGGTAGTGAATTGCAAAAAATGCAATTAGGAAAAATTGAAGGGGACATCGAGCATTTTGATCTATTGACGGAACAACAAAACCAAGAAAGTCTACTGGCGGCTATTCAAGCAGGAGTGGTAACCAGTGCGCATGATTGTTCGGAAGGCGGTTTGGCTGTGGCGTTGGCTGAAGCAGCTTTTGGTACCCAATTGGGATTAGATGTCACAGTAAATCTGACGACAGCACAACTTTTTTCAGAGACACAATCAAGATTTGTGGTCACCATCCTTCCAGAAGATCGTGAGGAATTTGAACGTTTGATGGGCGAAAAAGCAAGTTGTATCGGTAAAGTGACTGAGTCAAGTAATATCGTGATCCAAGCAAGTGATGGGGAAATCCATCTAGCTGTTACAACAGCTAAAAAATGCTGGGAGGACGCAATCGAATGTCTTATGAAGTAA
- the purQ gene encoding phosphoribosylformylglycinamidine synthase subunit PurQ — translation MKFAVIVFPGSNCDADMLWAIRDIVGVEAEYVRYDETSLQGYDGVLLPGGFSYGDYLRCGAIARFSAIMKEVVRFAEEGKPVFGTCNGFQILTEAGLLPGVLRKNDSLRFICKTVPLKVNNQTAFTSEYETDEIIQLPVAHGEGNYFCDDQTLQELKANNQIVFTYAENINGSVANIAGITNKAGNVLGMMPHPERAMEALLGSEDGKRFFASMLKNFGKVTV, via the coding sequence ATGAAATTTGCCGTGATTGTCTTTCCTGGTTCGAACTGTGATGCGGATATGCTGTGGGCAATTCGTGACATTGTGGGAGTAGAAGCTGAGTATGTTCGTTACGATGAAACCTCTCTACAAGGCTATGACGGCGTATTGCTCCCTGGTGGTTTTTCTTATGGCGATTACTTACGCTGTGGAGCTATTGCGCGTTTTTCAGCTATCATGAAAGAAGTTGTTCGTTTTGCGGAGGAAGGAAAACCAGTCTTTGGTACATGTAATGGGTTTCAAATCCTTACAGAAGCGGGTCTTCTTCCAGGCGTGTTAAGAAAAAATGATTCTTTGCGCTTCATTTGCAAAACTGTTCCTTTGAAAGTTAACAACCAGACAGCCTTTACTTCGGAGTATGAAACCGATGAGATCATTCAGCTGCCTGTCGCTCATGGCGAAGGAAATTATTTTTGCGATGATCAAACGTTGCAAGAGTTAAAAGCCAATAATCAAATCGTTTTTACTTACGCTGAGAATATCAATGGTAGTGTCGCAAATATTGCAGGGATCACCAATAAAGCAGGAAATGTGTTGGGAATGATGCCTCATCCAGAACGGGCAATGGAGGCGTTACTAGGATCAGAAGACGGAAAACGATTTTTTGCATCGATGTTAAAAAATTTTGGAAAGGTGACTGTCTAA
- the purF gene encoding amidophosphoribosyltransferase has product MSYEVKSLNEECGVFGVWGHQEASSVTYFGLHSLQHRGQEGAGIVSNDQGKLLGHRDLGLLSEVFKDQRKLAALSGQAAIGHVRYATAGNGSVDNIQPFLFKFYDQSIGLAHNGNLTNARSLRTSLEKDGAIFHSNSDTEILMHLIRRSKKTTLLDRLKEALNEVKGGFAYLLLTEDAMIAALDPNGFRPLAIGQMKNGAYVIASETCALEVIGARFIRDVRPGEVVIIDDSGYTIDTYTTETQLAICSMEYIYFARPDSNIAGVNVHTARKNMGRNLAQEAPIDADMVVGVPNSSLSAASGYAEASGIPYEIGLVKNQYIARTFIQPTPALREQGVRMKLSAVRGVVKGKRIVMVDDSIVRGTTSRRIVRLLKEAGAKEVHVRIASPPLKYPCFYGIDIQTRKELIAANHSIEEIRQCIEADSLEFLSEDGLIQAIGLKEAAPYSGLCMAYFNGDYPTPLYDYEEKYRESLKEKVSFFQ; this is encoded by the coding sequence ATGTCTTATGAAGTAAAAAGTTTAAATGAAGAATGTGGGGTGTTTGGTGTCTGGGGACATCAAGAAGCATCTAGCGTAACGTATTTTGGGCTTCATAGTCTTCAGCACCGTGGTCAAGAAGGTGCTGGGATCGTTTCAAATGATCAAGGGAAACTATTAGGACACCGGGATCTAGGTTTACTCTCAGAAGTTTTCAAAGATCAAAGAAAGCTAGCTGCACTCTCTGGACAAGCAGCGATTGGACATGTGCGTTATGCTACAGCAGGTAATGGTAGTGTGGACAATATCCAACCCTTTTTATTTAAATTTTATGACCAGTCAATCGGTCTAGCTCACAATGGTAATCTTACGAATGCCCGTTCGTTGAGAACGTCGTTAGAAAAAGACGGTGCGATTTTCCATTCCAATTCAGATACAGAGATTTTGATGCATTTGATTCGTCGAAGTAAAAAAACAACATTGCTCGATCGTTTAAAAGAAGCATTAAATGAAGTGAAAGGCGGATTTGCCTATTTGCTTTTAACAGAAGATGCCATGATCGCCGCTCTTGATCCGAATGGTTTTCGACCTTTGGCAATCGGTCAAATGAAAAATGGTGCATATGTGATTGCTTCTGAAACTTGTGCACTGGAAGTCATCGGTGCGCGGTTTATTCGAGATGTTCGTCCAGGGGAAGTAGTGATCATTGATGACTCAGGCTACACGATCGATACTTATACGACCGAAACCCAGTTAGCGATTTGTTCCATGGAATATATCTACTTTGCACGACCAGATTCAAATATCGCTGGTGTCAATGTACACACTGCTCGTAAAAATATGGGGAGAAATTTAGCACAGGAAGCGCCAATTGATGCTGACATGGTTGTAGGTGTTCCAAATTCTTCGCTATCAGCAGCCAGTGGCTATGCCGAAGCTAGTGGCATCCCTTATGAGATTGGACTAGTAAAAAATCAATACATTGCCAGAACCTTTATTCAACCTACACCAGCGTTAAGGGAACAGGGTGTCAGGATGAAACTTTCGGCTGTCAGAGGAGTTGTTAAAGGCAAACGAATCGTGATGGTGGATGATTCGATCGTTAGAGGAACAACGAGCCGGCGAATCGTACGTCTATTAAAAGAAGCAGGAGCAAAAGAGGTTCATGTACGAATTGCTTCACCACCGTTAAAATATCCTTGTTTTTACGGCATCGATATTCAAACGAGAAAAGAACTAATTGCAGCGAATCATAGTATCGAAGAAATCAGACAATGTATCGAAGCAGATTCATTGGAATTTTTGAGTGAGGATGGATTGATCCAAGCAATCGGATTAAAAGAAGCAGCTCCTTATTCTGGGTTATGTATGGCTTATTTTAATGGTGATTATCCGACGCCTTTATACGACTATGAAGAAAAATACCGTGAATCATTGAAAGAAAAAGTATCTTTTTTTCAATAA
- the purN gene encoding phosphoribosylglycinamide formyltransferase yields the protein MKIAVFASGNGSNFQALVDYFRENKLPDTFEWLFCDQPNAFVLERAEKLHVPFHFFSPKEFSSKREYEEKILEILVEKEIELIVLAGYMRIIGPTLLNAYESRIINIHPSLLPDFPGLHGIRDAFAAEVKETGITIHYIDKGIDTGPIIHQETIEITKEDTLDSLEAKIHQIEHQTYPKIIEAVIKEMQKVEEEKND from the coding sequence ATGAAGATTGCCGTATTTGCTTCAGGAAATGGCAGCAACTTTCAAGCTTTAGTTGACTATTTTCGGGAAAATAAGTTGCCAGATACCTTTGAATGGCTTTTTTGTGACCAGCCGAATGCTTTTGTCTTAGAACGGGCAGAAAAGTTACATGTACCATTTCATTTTTTTTCACCAAAAGAATTTTCATCTAAAAGAGAATATGAAGAAAAAATTTTAGAGATCCTAGTGGAAAAAGAAATTGAACTCATTGTATTAGCAGGATACATGCGGATTATTGGTCCGACTTTATTGAATGCTTATGAGTCAAGGATCATTAATATCCACCCCTCTCTTTTACCTGATTTTCCTGGCTTACATGGGATTCGTGATGCGTTTGCTGCGGAAGTCAAAGAAACAGGTATAACGATTCATTACATTGATAAAGGGATAGATACAGGACCCATCATTCACCAAGAAACCATAGAGATCACGAAAGAAGACACATTGGATAGCTTAGAAGCAAAGATTCATCAAATCGAACATCAGACCTATCCTAAAATAATCGAAGCAGTCATCAAAGAAATGCAAAAAGTGGAGGAAGAAAAAAATGACTAG
- a CDS encoding aldo/keto reductase yields the protein MKQIQLGTSNQKVSSVILGCMRINGAEHPERIIETAFDNGINFFDHADIYGGGECENIFASALAKTSIKREELFIQTKCGIVPGVMFDFSKKHITESVEGSLKRLKMDYVDALLLHRPDTLVEPEEVAEAFDELEKSGKVRYFGVSNQKPMQVELLKKYVKQPLLINQLQFGLKHSGMIDQGIHVNMTDEASVDHDGSVLDYSRLNEMTIQAWSPYQYGFFEGVFIGNEKFPKLNQKLAELAEKYHTTPTGLASAWILRHPANIQVIAGTMNVGRIKEIAQASDVELSREDWYALYREAGNILP from the coding sequence ATGAAACAGATTCAATTGGGAACTTCAAATCAAAAGGTGTCGTCGGTCATTCTCGGATGTATGAGGATTAATGGCGCTGAGCATCCAGAACGTATTATTGAAACTGCTTTTGATAACGGTATCAATTTTTTTGACCATGCGGATATCTATGGTGGTGGAGAATGTGAAAACATCTTTGCTAGTGCGTTAGCAAAAACTTCAATAAAGAGAGAAGAGCTATTTATTCAAACAAAATGTGGGATTGTTCCCGGTGTGATGTTTGACTTTTCCAAAAAGCACATCACTGAATCAGTAGAAGGTAGCCTCAAACGGTTAAAAATGGATTATGTTGATGCGTTGCTATTACATCGTCCTGATACCTTAGTTGAACCTGAGGAAGTGGCAGAGGCATTCGATGAATTAGAAAAGTCAGGTAAAGTACGTTATTTCGGTGTAAGTAATCAGAAACCAATGCAAGTCGAATTGCTAAAGAAATACGTCAAACAACCTTTGTTGATCAACCAATTGCAATTTGGATTGAAACATTCTGGAATGATTGATCAAGGGATCCATGTGAATATGACAGATGAAGCTAGCGTTGACCACGATGGTAGTGTCTTGGATTATTCACGTTTGAATGAAATGACGATCCAAGCATGGTCGCCTTATCAATATGGTTTTTTTGAAGGGGTATTTATCGGTAACGAAAAGTTTCCTAAATTGAATCAAAAATTAGCAGAACTTGCTGAAAAATATCATACAACGCCAACAGGTTTAGCTTCAGCTTGGATTTTACGCCATCCTGCGAATATCCAAGTGATTGCAGGAACGATGAATGTAGGGCGAATCAAGGAAATTGCACAAGCATCAGACGTTGAACTGAGTCGTGAAGACTGGTATGCGCTGTATCGCGAAGCTGGCAATATCCTACCATAG
- the purS gene encoding phosphoribosylformylglycinamidine synthase subunit PurS, with protein sequence MYFVKVYVTYKDSVLDPQGEAVKNAVHRLGYETVEDIRIGKYFEIQVSAEASAVEETIEGICDKLLANVNMETYRYEIEQLEGI encoded by the coding sequence ATGTATTTTGTAAAAGTTTATGTCACCTATAAAGATTCTGTATTAGATCCTCAAGGAGAAGCAGTGAAAAATGCGGTCCATCGTTTGGGATATGAAACTGTTGAAGATATCCGAATCGGTAAATATTTTGAGATCCAAGTTTCAGCAGAAGCTAGCGCAGTAGAGGAAACGATTGAAGGAATTTGTGACAAACTATTAGCTAACGTCAACATGGAAACGTATCGTTATGAAATCGAACAATTGGAGGGAATCTAG
- the purB gene encoding adenylosuccinate lyase has protein sequence MLERYTRPEMGNIWTEQNKYQAWLEVEILADEAWAELGEIPKEDVKKIREHASFDIERILEIEKETRHDVVAFTRAVSETLGEERKWVHYGLTSTDVVDTAYGYQIKQANDLLRDDLKRFTAIIGEKAKEHKYTVMMGRTHGVHAEPTTFGLKLATWYSEMKRNIERFEHAAKGVEAGKISGAVGTFANIPPFIEEYVCEKLGIRPQEISTQVLPRDLHAEYFATMALIATSIERFATEIRGLQKSETREVEEFFAKGQKGSSAMPHKRNPIGSENMAGLARVIRGHMVTAYENVSLWHERDISHSSAERIILPDTTILLDYMLNRFGNIVKNLTVFPENMKRNMEATFGLIYSQRVMLKLIDKGMTREEAYDLVQPKTAYAWDHQVQFRPLLEEDPTVTSVLTKEEIDDAFDYHHHLKNVDVIFDRVGLGEKDK, from the coding sequence ATGTTAGAACGTTATACACGACCTGAAATGGGCAATATCTGGACAGAACAAAACAAATACCAAGCTTGGCTGGAGGTAGAAATTTTAGCTGACGAAGCATGGGCAGAATTAGGAGAAATTCCTAAAGAAGATGTCAAAAAAATTCGTGAACATGCATCTTTTGATATTGAACGTATTTTGGAAATTGAAAAGGAAACACGTCACGACGTTGTTGCCTTTACTCGAGCAGTTTCTGAAACATTAGGCGAAGAACGTAAGTGGGTCCACTACGGCTTAACGAGTACTGATGTCGTGGATACAGCTTATGGCTATCAAATCAAACAAGCAAATGATCTTTTACGAGATGATTTGAAACGTTTTACGGCAATTATTGGTGAAAAAGCTAAAGAACATAAGTACACAGTGATGATGGGAAGAACGCATGGCGTTCATGCTGAACCAACGACATTTGGCTTGAAATTAGCTACTTGGTATTCAGAAATGAAACGAAATATTGAACGTTTTGAGCATGCAGCCAAAGGTGTTGAAGCAGGTAAGATATCAGGAGCGGTAGGAACATTTGCGAACATTCCGCCATTTATTGAAGAATATGTGTGTGAAAAATTAGGGATTCGTCCGCAAGAGATATCTACGCAAGTGCTCCCACGTGATCTCCACGCAGAGTACTTTGCGACTATGGCATTGATTGCTACCAGCATCGAACGTTTTGCAACAGAAATCCGTGGTTTGCAAAAATCAGAAACGAGAGAAGTAGAAGAGTTCTTCGCTAAAGGACAAAAAGGGTCTTCAGCAATGCCTCATAAACGAAACCCAATCGGTTCAGAAAACATGGCTGGACTTGCTCGAGTGATTCGTGGTCATATGGTCACAGCCTATGAAAATGTTTCGTTGTGGCATGAAAGAGATATCTCTCATTCGTCAGCAGAACGAATCATTTTACCTGATACAACAATTTTATTGGACTATATGTTGAATCGTTTTGGAAATATCGTAAAAAATCTGACGGTCTTTCCTGAGAATATGAAACGTAACATGGAAGCTACTTTTGGCTTGATCTATAGTCAACGTGTGATGTTGAAACTGATTGACAAAGGTATGACAAGAGAAGAAGCTTACGACTTGGTTCAACCTAAAACAGCTTATGCATGGGATCATCAAGTTCAATTTAGACCTTTACTTGAAGAGGATCCAACGGTTACTTCTGTTTTAACAAAAGAAGAGATCGATGACGCATTTGACTACCATCATCACTTGAAAAATGTGGATGTGATCTTTGACCGTGTTGGTTTAGGAGAAAAAGACAAATAA
- the purD gene encoding phosphoribosylamine--glycine ligase, which produces MNVLIIGTGGREHAIASKILQSPLVENVYCAPGNPGMTRDGVKIVDIKETDHQGLIEFAKKASITWSFVGPEIPLLNGIVDDFKKAELKIFGPTKAAALIEGSKSFAKELMERCQIPTAESKTFTSYLEAKRYIEEKGTPIVIKADGLAAGKGVVVAMTKAEALQAASDMLEKHRFGQSGHQIVVEEFLEGEEFSLLAFVDGEAVYPMEISQDHKRAYDGDQGPNTGGMGAYSPVPHISEAIIEAGIEKVIKPAAKGMSEIGRPFIGVLYAGLIATSDGPKVIEFNARFGDPETQVILPRLKSDLAQVITDLLDHKPVHLIWEETGYRLGVVVAAEGYPNQYLTAMDLPDFPEEEATVYYAGVQEEKGILKGSGGRIYLVESYGETIEEAREKIYNVLESKDTKGTFYRKDIGMKAINVFSKNH; this is translated from the coding sequence ATGAATGTATTGATCATAGGAACTGGTGGGCGTGAACATGCGATTGCGAGTAAAATCTTACAAAGTCCGCTAGTCGAAAACGTTTATTGTGCACCGGGGAATCCTGGCATGACACGTGATGGGGTCAAAATCGTTGATATTAAAGAAACTGATCATCAAGGATTGATTGAGTTTGCTAAGAAAGCGTCAATTACTTGGAGTTTTGTTGGCCCAGAAATTCCATTACTAAATGGGATCGTAGATGATTTTAAAAAAGCAGAATTAAAAATATTTGGCCCAACGAAAGCTGCCGCATTGATCGAAGGATCTAAGAGTTTCGCCAAAGAATTGATGGAGCGTTGTCAGATTCCAACTGCTGAATCTAAAACTTTTACCAGCTATCTTGAAGCCAAACGATATATCGAAGAGAAGGGCACCCCAATTGTGATCAAAGCGGACGGTTTAGCTGCTGGCAAAGGCGTGGTCGTAGCGATGACAAAAGCCGAAGCGTTACAGGCAGCCAGCGATATGCTGGAAAAACATCGCTTTGGACAAAGTGGACATCAAATCGTTGTGGAAGAATTTTTAGAAGGAGAAGAGTTCTCTTTATTAGCGTTTGTGGATGGCGAAGCAGTTTATCCAATGGAAATCTCACAAGATCATAAACGAGCGTATGATGGAGATCAAGGGCCGAATACTGGGGGGATGGGTGCCTATTCTCCAGTACCTCATATTTCTGAAGCGATCATTGAAGCGGGAATCGAAAAAGTAATAAAACCTGCAGCTAAAGGGATGAGCGAAATTGGTCGTCCGTTTATCGGTGTATTGTATGCAGGATTGATCGCCACTTCAGATGGACCGAAAGTGATTGAATTTAATGCGAGATTTGGCGATCCTGAGACACAAGTCATTTTACCTCGATTGAAGAGTGACTTGGCGCAAGTGATCACCGATTTGTTAGACCATAAGCCGGTTCATTTAATTTGGGAGGAAACTGGATATCGTTTAGGGGTTGTAGTTGCAGCAGAAGGTTATCCTAATCAGTATTTAACTGCTATGGATTTGCCCGATTTTCCTGAAGAGGAGGCAACTGTCTATTATGCGGGTGTTCAAGAGGAAAAAGGAATTTTAAAAGGTTCAGGTGGTCGAATCTACTTAGTGGAGTCCTATGGGGAAACAATTGAAGAAGCGAGGGAAAAAATATACAACGTGTTAGAATCAAAAGATACAAAGGGGACATTTTATCGGAAAGATATTGGAATGAAAGCAATCAACGTTTTTTCTAAGAATCACTAG
- the purC gene encoding phosphoribosylaminoimidazolesuccinocarboxamide synthase, producing MEQKDLLYEGKAKKMYHTSDEQVIWVEYLDQATALNGLMKDQVNGKGELNNQITSKVFHYLSEQGIANHFIQQIGKDEQLVKKLNILPLEVVVRNSAAGSFSKRLAIPEGQKLPTPIVEFYFKDDQLDDPFINDEHVLFLQIADEAEITELKTQARKINHLLIQLFEKIDLQLIDFKLEFGKTATGEIVLGDEISPDTCRLWDLKTNEHMDKDVYRRKIGEIVPVYQEVLTRLTQVGL from the coding sequence ATGGAACAGAAAGATTTGCTGTATGAAGGAAAAGCCAAAAAAATGTACCATACTTCAGATGAACAGGTGATTTGGGTGGAATACTTGGACCAAGCTACCGCTTTAAATGGCTTGATGAAAGACCAAGTAAATGGAAAAGGGGAACTGAACAATCAAATCACAAGTAAAGTCTTCCATTATTTATCCGAACAAGGGATTGCCAATCACTTTATTCAACAAATCGGAAAAGACGAACAATTAGTGAAAAAATTAAATATTCTTCCCTTAGAAGTGGTAGTCAGAAATAGTGCAGCTGGTAGTTTTTCAAAACGGTTGGCAATTCCTGAAGGACAAAAATTACCCACACCAATTGTCGAATTTTATTTCAAAGACGATCAATTAGATGATCCATTTATCAATGATGAACATGTGCTGTTTTTACAAATTGCAGATGAAGCTGAAATTACTGAATTAAAGACACAGGCTAGAAAAATCAATCATTTGTTAATCCAACTATTTGAGAAAATCGATTTACAGTTAATTGATTTCAAACTGGAATTTGGGAAAACAGCTACGGGCGAAATCGTATTAGGAGATGAAATTTCGCCTGACACTTGTCGATTATGGGATCTGAAAACAAACGAACACATGGACAAAGATGTTTATCGACGAAAAATTGGGGAGATTGTCCCAGTATATCAAGAAGTTTTGACACGTTTAACACAAGTTGGTTTATGA
- the purK gene encoding 5-(carboxyamino)imidazole ribonucleotide synthase yields MVKPLLPGSTIGIVGGGQLGLMMAISAKEMGFKVGVLDPVTNCPAAQVADWYIQGTYDDTFALEELARRTDVITYEFENVSVEALNAISSMSFIPQGTDLLAITQDRLLEKSFLETNNIVIAPYATIVSPTDIQDAIDGIGYPCVLKTTRGGYDGKGQYVLKSRADLAPAMDLLREGTCVLEAWIPFEKEISILVAGNGQGDYSTFPVVENIHRNNILHETIAPAAIADEVVEEAERIARVIAEGMSLSGVLCIEMFLTKTGGLYVNELAPRPHNSGHYSIEACSMSQFDAHIRGICGWPLSKKVRLLSEAVMVNVLGEQLLESYHLIDKKPDWQFHFYGKAQAKKGRKMGHITIVTEDIQQTLDEIKKTNIWD; encoded by the coding sequence TTGGTTAAACCTTTGTTGCCTGGATCAACGATCGGAATTGTCGGTGGCGGACAATTAGGACTGATGATGGCGATCAGTGCAAAAGAAATGGGCTTTAAAGTCGGGGTTCTTGATCCTGTAACGAATTGTCCAGCAGCTCAAGTAGCTGATTGGTATATTCAAGGAACATACGATGATACTTTTGCATTGGAAGAACTTGCTAGACGAACAGATGTTATCACGTATGAATTTGAAAACGTCAGTGTGGAAGCATTAAATGCCATTTCCTCTATGTCGTTTATTCCTCAAGGAACTGATTTATTAGCGATCACCCAAGATCGTCTTTTAGAAAAATCTTTTTTAGAAACGAATAATATCGTTATTGCCCCTTATGCGACAATTGTAAGTCCAACCGATATTCAAGATGCCATTGATGGTATTGGTTATCCTTGTGTGTTGAAAACGACACGAGGTGGATATGACGGCAAGGGACAATACGTCTTGAAAAGTCGGGCAGACCTTGCGCCAGCAATGGATTTACTAAGGGAAGGGACCTGTGTATTGGAAGCATGGATTCCCTTTGAAAAAGAAATCTCGATCTTAGTTGCTGGAAACGGACAAGGGGATTATAGTACATTTCCAGTGGTCGAAAATATCCACCGTAACAACATTTTACATGAAACGATTGCACCAGCAGCAATCGCTGATGAGGTTGTTGAAGAAGCAGAGCGGATTGCTCGAGTCATCGCTGAAGGAATGAGCTTATCTGGCGTACTTTGCATTGAAATGTTTTTAACAAAAACTGGTGGTTTATATGTGAATGAATTAGCACCACGACCTCACAACTCGGGACATTACTCCATTGAAGCATGCTCGATGAGTCAATTTGATGCCCATATTCGGGGAATATGTGGTTGGCCATTAAGTAAAAAAGTCCGTTTATTGAGTGAGGCAGTGATGGTCAATGTATTGGGCGAGCAGTTATTAGAAAGCTATCATTTGATCGATAAAAAACCAGATTGGCAATTTCATTTTTATGGGAAAGCACAAGCGAAAAAGGGTCGTAAAATGGGGCATATTACTATCGTAACTGAAGACATTCAACAAACTTTGGATGAAATAAAGAAAACCAATATTTGGGATTAA